In the Brettanomyces nanus chromosome 1, complete sequence genome, GTTATTGACTTGagaaaaacttttcaaaaataaaaaggaaagaaactTTTCACTCGCGATTGGATCTTCAAGGAGATTATTACCCAACTAGGATACGTTGCAGGCTTGTACACGGTATTACATGGCATCCCGAAAGCGTGAGGGATCCTGGTTGATCGATGAATACTAGAGAGATACCAGAAAGGAGAATTGTATCAGATGATTACTGAAGAACTTCATAAGCACAGGAGGCAGTACATATGGAAGGGAAGCCAAGTAGTTCTATCAACTGGATGAGCGATGGCCTATAACAATCGGACTAAATTATATTCATCGAGAGGAGATGCGGCGTATGGTCACGGGGAATTTTCACATTATTATCGATTCGGGGTTCTGAGTTGACTTGAAAGGTCAGTGGAGAAGCCCGTGAAGACGGATATACGGGGGTACAAGGCCGTCAAGAGACAATCTGCAAATATATGATATTACTCGAAATTAGGTGAAATTATTTAAATTAGCTTGTACTCATTCTTACCTAATCCTTCGAAAAAACCAATAGGCTCGGCTACCTCGAAACATAATAGCAAGTCACTGTGGCGATAGAGAAAGGCTGTTCAATCCTGAAATAACCTAACCCAAATCACCAAAGAAACGTGGTTCTGCCGAATATGTGAGTCACGTGTTGATCAATAGGGTTTGAAACCCTCTTTGGGTTTTCTCACACTTTGATATTCCTTCCCTTTTTTgttaaaaaattttttggGGTTCAAGACACGACAAACTTGGAGCAggtggtgaaaaatttcttgaagggAAACCTTTAAACAAAAAGTGTAGATaattcctccttctctattCCGCATCGATTGAAAACCAACACCCCCGGCTTTCCACGTAACATTCCGACGCTTTATCAATAActttttttcaatcaaTCAAATAATGTCAGGTGCACCAAGAGGTACTTCAAGAGGAGGCGCAAGAGGCGGCGATAGAGGTGGCCTTAGAGGCGATagaggtggaagaggtggaagaggtgATAGAGGTGGCTTCAGAGGAGACAGAGGTGGTAGAGGCGGCAGAGGCGGCAGAGGTGGCAGAGgcggaagaagaggtggTAGAAGAGGTAATGACGAGAAGGTTTGGACTCCAGTCACCAAGTTGGGTAGACTTGTCAAGGCCGGTAAGATCACCTCCGTCGAAGAGGTCTACTTACACTCTTTGCCTGTTAAGGAATTCCAAATCATTGACCGTTTGTTGCCAAACTTAGACGAGAAGGTCATGAAGGTTATGTCTGTTCAAAAGCAGACCAGAGCTGGTCAGAGAACAAGAATGAAGGTTGTGATGGTTGTTGGTGATAACAACGGTCATGTTGGTCTCGGTGTTAAGGCTGCCAAGGAGTTGGCTACTGCTATTAGAGGTGCTATTACAATCGCCAAGTTGGCTATTATCCCTGTCAGAAGAGGTTACTGGGGTTCTAACTTGGGTGCTCCTCACTCCATCGCCTCCAAGACATCTGGTAAGTGTGGTTCCGTTATTGTCAGATTGATTCCAGCTCCAAGAGGTTCTGGTATCGTTGCCTCTCCAGCTGTTAAGACTCTTTTGCAGTTTGCTGGTATTGAGGATGTCTACACTACCTCTGCCGGTTCTACCAGAACTTTGGAGAACACTTTGAAGGCTACTTTTGCCGCTCTTGGTAACACTTACGGTTTCTTGACTCCTAACTTATGGAAGGAGTTTGCTTTGACTGACTCTCCTTTGGACGTCTACGCCGATGAAGCTTTGAGtgccaagaagaactaAGCAaagtttttctttatctcAATAATGTATCTATCGATTAAGTATTAAATTGGTCTTTGGACACCAGCTACTTGTAGGTCGTTTTTGATGGGATCATGCTGCACTCATAGATAGTGCAGCCGCAAAAAAATGCGTAAATATATTAACAAAATAAAACAAATCAAAACAAAGAAGGGTAAAAGACTCTgtaaaagaaagatgtaTAAACACCTCATCTAAGCCTCTTGAGGGGGAGCTGACTCCATGACTTGGTCCTCAGGAACGGCAAACTGGCGTTGCTCAGTATTAGAATCACCATTGTCCTGTTCTTGAGGCTTCACCCAAACCATACTTTTGTTATCGCTCTCCAACTGGCGGCCTTCTGGATGCTTGAAAGGGCAGTTAAAATTCTTGCAATTTACACCAAATTTGCACTCCTCATCAATTGGATGTTGAAAATAGCAGTCAATTCTGGTACAGTTGGCACCCTGTCTGCACAGTACGGTGGTAGTAGCATGTCTCTTGGGACATCTGAAATTCTTGCAGTGCTTTCCAAATTTACATTGCTCAAGATTTTTCTCAACACCACCCGCAGAGCCActtttttcactctctaCTGGCTTGTAATTAGGAGATGAATGTGCCTTGGTACAATTTGAATCTGTGCAGTTTTTATTCTCCGTACACCACTCCATACTGAGCACTTTGGCGTCTTTATTAGCGGGAGTAGGATGGCCAAACGGACACATATCTCTCTGGCAAACCGATCCAAATTTACAGAGTGCAATACCGTTTGTTTGTTGCTGTAAACGCTGCTCCACTTGTTTCGTCACTTTCTGGATCATATTGTTGTTCCTCTCAATTTTATGTGCCAAtctttcctctttggcCTTCTCGAGCTCTGCCATtaattcatcatcctctccAGGATGTAGATAGTTACAGGTTCCCGGAGGGTTTGGACAGTTTGGATACGCGAAGCACACCTTTGTTGGATGTGCGAAACGACAATTTCTATCCTTGCAATATGGAAAATGTTTGCATCTTCCCAAAGGCTTTCTAGGCACAAAGTGGGTGGTCTGTGGGCCGCTGCCACCCAGAGACTTGCTCATTAAACTATCGAAATTTTGCTGGTTTCTCAAAGCAAAGGATTTCTTACTCTTGAAATTGCCACCTTTGGTAATTCCATGAGGCATCTGGTTACCTCGACTGAATGCACTTATAATATCACTGCCGTTGGTATTGTTATTCACAGGTGTACTTCTGATATCTTCCATAGGGGTGGAACCACTTTCATCAAATCTAACTTGCTGATGAATAGGCTGCTTTGGTACAGAGGAGGGAAGCCCTTGTTGCCCAGATAGGAAAGACGATGGTTGGAAGGTGGATTGTACGCCAAAGCTGGACGGTGCCTGGGGTAGTTGCTGCTGAATCTGTTGTGGCTGTTGCGGGTCAAGACGGGCATGAAGCTGCTGAGACTGTTGAGATTGTTCCAGCGATTGTGCGGTCTGTGaaagttgttgttgttgttgtggtTGGggttgctgctgctcctgtTGCTCGGGCTGCTGAGATTGTTGTTTCACTTCCTGCAACACCTCACTTATAAAATTGGCATCAACAGCATCACCAAACAAGGCTTGGAATTCGTGAAGGATCTCATCAGGAGTTCTGTTGTTGGAGATTAAAACCAACAAAAACTCGGCAACATACTCTGGATCTTCTGTCAGATTAAGACCCCTGAGTTTGGTTGCAATTTGTGCCTTTAGATGCTGGCCGTATGCACTATCAGGATCGAGATTTATACTAGACATTGAATACTGTTAAGCAAATTAGATTAACTAATGAAAAAGTTATAGTCAGCTAAACTCTTGACGTTCCACCTTGAATCACTATAAACACTTGTTAACCCTATACAAATGTGTCTTTTTATAATCCCCGCGCGTTTCAAGGgcgaaaattttttttggggGGGGGAGGAAGGGAATCGTTCATTATATGTGGCTGAGTAATCATGAGATGGCTAAGTAAATCAAAGAGTGGATAGAAGAATACATGAATTAGACCTATTATTTTGTAACCGGAGCCCATAGTCTCGAGAATAGGAAAGTGCCGCAAATAATGGATGACACAAGCATGACTGCAGTTGCAGTGTGATTGGGAGTAGGCAGAATAGTTGGTTTATTGGTACCGACGTGAGATTCACGGTTAGGTAAATAACCGCTGCAGTCAGGtgatttctccttcatcgtAAGCACTAACAGCAGCATTCTGCTCAGATTGAACTCTAGGGCGGCCTCTAAATCCTCGTTTTTATCAAGTGCAACTAAATCATTGTCATCGTCAATGTAACCGAAGTCAAAGAGGCAGTTGGAAAGGCTGCTTAGTTCTAGtttgagaaagatctttTCCTTAATAATTGATAGCAAATCCTCATCTCTATTTCCAGCATCAACAGTGACCTTGACTTTATATATCTTTCCGTCCAAATTGAGATCCATTGATTCCCTCACCTTCAACTTAAATCTAAGTATCTTAGCATCAGATTCGTCTTTCGATATTGCCGATGCTATACCTGGTTGTACAAGGGTATGCGCTGTTGGGGGTGACGCTGTCATCATGCTCATATCGGTGAGACTCAAACTTGGATTCAATAGAGGATTGAAAGGTGATGAAAAACTAGGCTTCGACCCACGTTTTGCATAGAGAGACTGCTGTTGTAGAGGGATGGAAGTAACAGAACTGCTCCTCATGTTACTGGCAAAAGACTTTGCATCACTGGTTTTGGAAAGATTGTGCGAACCGCTTCGTATTGATAAACGTTCACTCGATCCAAGGGACTTCAGTGGTTCATCTAGTGAGCCCCAAAACTTATTCCACGCAGGTCCACTACCTTCATCTGTTTCAGATCCGTAACGCGAAGTGTCAGATGAGTGTCTATAGGGAAAACTTGAGGATTCTACACTAGTAAGATCCAATGCCTTCAAAAGGGCATTCGTAAGATGAAGCACGTTCACCAACCCCGTAACAAATCCATCTGTATTTACTATGGGAAGATTCAAATATTTTCCCTCGTACATCAAACGTAGGGCAGTATGGATTCCCATGGATTCATCAGCAAAGTTTGGACGTGGTGTCATGACGCGAGCAACCTTGACAGAATTCGCATCATAATTACTTGCTAAGACCCTGAATAGTATATCTTTTGTGGTTAGAATGCCGATAACGTTTTCCGCTCTGATACGAAATGAATTCGAAGATGGATTATGCGATTTGCAGATTAATGCTGCAGTAAtgtttttctctttgagCAACTTTGCAGCATCCCAAATTGATGCGGCCGGATCCACAGCAGCAAACTCATCTATGTGAAGAACATCATCACTTAGCAAATCTCGTAACTCTGGTTGCTTCAGAATTTCTATCAACCTTTTTAGATCATGAGCAATACTCATCTTTCTACGACGAATATCGAGGTCGAAAAGCTCCTCATTCGCCACTGAGATCGAATCAGCTGTTGTTGCCGGTATCACTGCAGGGGCCTGTGCACATACATCTGCTGCTGAAGACTCCGAACGATTGATAACGGAGTATTTGCTCCCAAGAGCATTGCCGGCTGACTCGTCGGCATCGTTTAAATCTTCGAAGGTGCATTGCAATCTGCGTGCACCGTCAGACATCTTTTCTAATCTAATCATCGCATGATAAAAACATTTGGTGATATTAAGTAGTCCTACGACAATACCACAATCGTCCATAAGCGGCAGATGCCTTATTTTCTTAATCACCATAAGTCTAAGAGCATCATTAGCAGAGGTGTACGAAGGTACACAATAAGGGGTCGAGGTCATAATGCGGGTGACCGAATCCAGAGGGTTCAAGTCGCTAGCCACCACCCGAAACGCCATATCCTTGGCTGTCACTAGACCAACCATTTTCCCCGTATCTTCATCTGTGACAATGATACAATGCGCTCTTCGGGCACTCATTAGCTTAGCCGCATCAAAAACGGAGAAATTAGGTGAGCACGATATGGGGAGATCGGCTATTTTGGTAAGCGTTCCAGAACCATGGATCGAAGCGTACGGAAGTTCCGTATGAGACTTTCTTCTACGTTTGAAGTTGAGGTAACTTGGGGTTTCATCCATGGTATTCAACAATCAATCGAAGCAGTCGCGATAAGGAAGCGAACGGCTTGTACATACACAAAAGTAAATATTATCTATTTTTCATATCTCACCATTCCTCCTTATTATGATTTTTCTCAAGAGATAGTGAGCAGTTTAGTATCGGATcaatcaagaaaaatataCAGTGGCTTATTTATATTCGTTGGTTTCTAATTTCAGTCAACTATGCAGATGGCACTTATAAAGGAGTATTTACTTTCTGAGTATCTCAGGAGGCGCATACGAAAGCAAATAGGATAATTGAGGGGCTACATTGTCACTACTGATACTATTTTGATTCTAATCTGAAAGCATTCTAAAAGCATCGATTAAGATCTGGAAATTCACTGTATATATAGATCCTTATTTTTATCGGTATAACGAGATCTGTGTACCTTTTCCGTTGAGTTGGCTAATTAGTGCTAAATGAGGCCTTCCAAATCGAGCAAGTTAAGCATCGCGCATAATACGGATGAAAGCGCCCGAAGATTTGgtgtttttgttttgccAACCGATAGTTTACCAACTTATGGGTAAGGTTAATGGCCTGAAATCTTCTACAGAATATCAATGGTGCATTGCGGTAGCCGGCTTCACATTTTTAGTGGTTTTAATGGGTTTTTTTTTGTGTGTGGAAACCAATTAAGGACTTCATTACTACTTACGCAGTGATGACATGATTAAGAGTTGGTGCAGCATGTGAGATTATCTTCTCACGCAACTCTTCTAAATAGTTGAATACCTTAGACCTAGATTGAGCATGGAATCCAGACCTTCTGGCAGCGAATGCCGTTTTCTATTTTTCGGAAAATTCAACGTCTCATCGGGGAAGATTTTTGAGAAATAGAGCGAACATTATCCCTCTGCACATAATTTGGAAGGCATACTACGACTCTTGGCCAATTTGCACGTATTCACTGGAACAGTAAAAATGAAGTTCAAAGACAGGATAacaaaaattttcactAGCTACGTCATCGCTTTTGCCACCTACTAAACGTATATCATACTGAAAACTTCTGCAGGTAAGCAGTTTTGAGATGGAGCATGCTTAGTcattttgaaaattttttcttcacaTCGGACTCGATTGCCCAATAGGTTTTATTACATGCATATTTTCACGGTTATGGGTCTCGTTTGCAATGGCCGAATATTTAAATTTCACGTTTCATTGGGTGGAATTGTTGTCTCGAGACACTTTTGATCACTATATGCTTATGTCACATTAACCGTAAACGGAAACACTCTAACTTTTTTTAGAGTAGGAGCTAGACCCTGTGTTTCCGAAAGTCTAGGCTCTGAACAGTTTCAACGACTTTGTGGTCGTGTTATCACTAAGAAATCTTTTCAGGTAACGGTGCATCATTATTGGTCTCTGAGCGGAAAAGGGCTCTGTAGGTTACCAGAATGTTTTGCCTATTAATGCTATCTATTCAACGAGGAGGTATAAATACCAAGAAATCCGTTTAACTTAATTTGGTTTCACTCTCAATTATTCTGGATTGTCACATTACCTCATTTTAGTATATATCTTTACAGGGATTTCATTAGGTTTGCATTCTTTCACCTTTTCATTCCTTCATTTGGTCATTCCTTCATTTGGtcaatccttcttttcGCTTCCTACACTCATTTgaaaatccttttttttacGTTGtcttttaatttttcatcaattaCTATGAAATCCTCTTGTGTTCTTGTCGCTCTTTCTTTAGCGTCAACAGCCTTAAGTGCTCCGTTGGCTGAGCATCATATGCATCATCTCCATAATAGAGATGATTCTTCCAGCTCCATTAGCGgagatttgaaaaattatgCTGATCCACAGGACAGCTTCgaagatggaaagattGCATGTTCTGATTTCCCAAGTGGGAACGGTGTTATTTCTGTGGACTGGGTTGGTCTCGACGGTTGGGCTTCAATTATGAATGGCCAGGGTGATACTGGAGAGTCCTGTACCGATGGGTATTACTGCTCTTATGCTTGCCAGGCTGGTATGACCAAGACCCAGTGGCCTTCTGATCAACCTTCGGATGGATCAACCATCGGGGGCTTGTATTGCAAGGGTGGTTACTTGTACAGAACCAATAAGGACTCAGACCATTTATGTGAATGGGGTCAGGACTCTGCACAAGTGAAGTCAGAATTAGACGATGTAGTCTCTTTCTGCAGAACTGACTATCCGGGTTCTGAAAATATGGTTATCCCTACTGAAGTCAAAGGTGGCTCTTCCAAGCCTTTATGTGTTATTGATAGTGACAATTACTTCAAGTGGGAAGGAGACAAAACTTCTGCTCAGTACTATGTTAACAACGCAGGTGTTTCCGCTAAGAAAGGCTGTATATGGGGTTCTTCGTCCGCAGGCGTCGGTAACTATGCTCCATTGGTTATTGGAGCTGGTTATACTGATGGAAAGGCTTACATTTCATTGATGCCAAATCCTAACAACAAAGATTCTGCCAATTTCAACGTTGCTATCGTCGCTTCCGATGGCTCTGAGATCGTCGGTGACTGTTCTTATTCGGATGGGAACTTCTCTGGTGACAGTTCCGATGGATGTACTGTTACTGTCGTTTCGGGTACAGCAATTCTCAAATTATCTTAGATTGAGACTTACTACTTTAAAGGTTTGTTTCATTCTTTcgtttctccttttcaatCGTTTATACTTTTATTCTTTTAGTTTCCTTTAGCTTTTGTCTGCTTGTTCCTTTGGGATACATTCGGGTCGGAAACTTGGACTCACTTATACCAATTATgaaattttctcttttatcGAACTAAATGACAGCCTCAGTCTCTCAATAGGCTCTTAAAATCCTACTGCCTGGTGTAAAGGCTGTAGCCACCCATCTAAGGGTGTCCAGGCCCAGTAGAAATCTTCCTTTGAGAGGTTTGCAGAAGCATTTCATGAAATTAGTTTATTGCACTGCCCAATATTGGTGCGTTAGCTGACCGATCTTGTGGGGAACAAAACTTACGTCCATCTTTGCGAGcttcttcccttcttttatgtatcattcttttttcaGAAAGTCATTATGCCTCCATCTTCCGATGATGAGGTCAATTACCCACAGAGAAACAATGAGCTCACATTCAAACCAATTGATTCCATATATGAAGATAGGCTACGACAATTCATCGATAGCAATGGACACTATAAGGACTTGATGCTACCGAAGTTTTATACGAAGCAATTTTTATACTACAAGGATAAACCCAAATTGAACTCAGATGATGCCAGCTACTTGACCTTGAAGCATTGGGCAGCACCTGGTTTAACAAAACCTCTATTTGCAGAGGTGATTCCTGACAAATTAAGTAAGTTCACCAAGTTCAATGCTGGACAGACTTTTGGACCTGCATGGTCGTCGCACTGGTTTCAGGTGGAGCTGAAAGTTCCGAAGTCCTTTGTAGATGAGGACGAGCTTTGGTTTGTTTGGGATGCTGGATGTGAAGGGATGGTCTTTAACGACAAGGGGCTTCCCTTGCAAGGGTTGACCGGAGCTGGTGAGAGGATCGTTTTCATCCTTCCAAAAGAGTGGTACTCTTCAGGTGAAGCTTACACTTTTTACTTGGAAATGGGCTGTAATGGTATGTTTGGATCCACAAAGCCAGAATATAAACTCTCAGTTGTTGAAGTGAGAGTTCCAAACTTGGAAGCACACGCTCTATACTAcgattttttgattttgagtGATGCGGCCAGAGAGGATGGCCCACCTCAGAAGTACAAGGCTCGTGAAATTTGCAATAGAATCATGGATACTTTTGACTCTGACGATGTCAACTCCATTTCTCGTTGCAGAGCAATTGCTTCAGAATTTTTGGGGTGCAATGTCGATTCGGAGTCTGTGTTTAAGGAATCCAAAGCATCTACATACAGTTCTGTGTTTGCTATCGGAAATTGTCATATCGATACTGCTTGGTTGTGGGATTTTGCCACGTCAAAAACTAAGATTGCCCGTAGTTGGTCATCGCAACTTCGTTTAATTGAAAAGTATCCCGAGTATGTGTTTGTTGCTTCTGCAGCCATCCATTTCAAATGGTTGCTGGATTACTATCCGGATTTATATGAGAAAGTGAAATTGGCGGTGATGCAAGGTCGGTTTATTCCCCTCGGAGGAGCGTGGGTTGAGAATGATACCAATATCCCAAGCGGTGAAGGGCTTGCTCGCCAATTTATTCTTGGTCAGCGTTATTTCGAACATCTATTTGGATTTAGAAGTAATATTTATTGGCTTCCTGATTCCTTTGGATATTCCAGTCAGATTCCTCAGATTTGCCGATTGGCTGGTATGCCGAACTTTTTAACTCAAAAGTTGTCCTGGAACAATGTGGACGTGTTTCCAGACAGTTCATTCAACTGGGTTGGTCTTGACTACTCTCAGGTCCTTGTTCATATGCCCCCTGATAACACCTACACTGCTGATGCTAATTTTGGTGATGTTAAGCGTTCCGTTCAGAATCACAAGAACTTGTACAGTGACCAGAAGGGCATGTTGTTGTACGGCAAGGGTGATGGCGGTGGTGGCCCAACTCCTGAAATGCTGGAAAAACTCCGGAGAATTAGGGGTTATGCAGATCATGCAGGTGGATCGATGCCTTCAGTGAATGTTGGATGCACTGTCAATGAATTTTATGATCAGTTGCGTGCAGATACTCACAACGGTAAGGATTTACCATCTTGGCGAGGTGAATTGTACTTGGAGTATCACAGGGGAACTTATACGACGCAGGCCAAAGTAAAAAGCTTGATGCGGACATCTGAGATGCTTATCAGAGACGTGGAAATTTTAGCCACCGCCGCCTCTGTTAATAGTGATTACAAGTATCCGCACGCCAAGATTGAAAATCTTTGGGCAGATATCTGTTTGTGCCAGTTTCATGACGTCCTTCCCGGTTCTTGCATTGAGGAAGTGTATCATAACGATGTTTGGCCGTTGCTTACTAAAGTGattgaaaatgagaagGGTCTACTCAAAGAAATCCTCAAAGTCATTGGGGTGGAAGAGGATACTGCCAGTACCAGTGCagtcttcaattctcttGTCACAGTAAACACTTTGCCTTGGCATAGGACGTACGTTGTGCCTGTGAATACAATTCCCTCCCAGTTGAAAGTGTTTGCTCAGAATGACAAGTATTTGATGTTTTCTGGTGCCACCTTCATGAGACCACTTACTGCCAAACCAAAATTTCCTTCGAAGGCTTGGAAGACTAAAGAGGACCTGTTTGTATTGGAGAATTCTCAGTTGAAAGCTACAATTGATTCCAACGGTGTGGTCTGTAGTTTGATTGACATCGCTACCCATCGTGAAATCATTGATACTTCCCGGTTCAAGGGTGCCAATCAATTTGTCATGTACTCTGACACACCTTTGAATTTCCAGGCATGGGACACAGAATTATTCTCACTAGGTAAATACAAGCTTATTGAAAAGGCTGCCAGTATCAGAATTTTGGAATCGGGACctttgctttcttctttggaagtgGTCCATCATCTTTCGGAAAGAAGTACTATCAAGACTACAATATCTTTGGCAGCTGCTAACGATCTCTCTACACCATCACTCTTGAGATTCGATAGCGAGGTTGAATGGGATGAAACCTACAAATTCCTCAAGGTGCAATTCCCTGTGAACATCACTGAGGAGTTTGCCAATTATGAAACTCAATTTGGTATTACTAAGAGACCAACTCATTACAATACTACATGGGACACTGCAAAATTTGAATGTTGCTGTCACAAGTTTATTGATTTTTCTGACTTTAACTATGGTGTGTCATTGTTGAATAACAACAAATATGGTGGAAATGTTCACACAAATGTTATGACATTATCGTTACTCAGAGCACCTAAATATCCAGATCCAACAGCAGATATCGGTAAGCACACCTTCAGCTACGCATTGATGCCACATTCGGGTAATTTGAGTTACCAGACTGTTCGGGCTGGATGGGAGTTCAACGATAGGTTGGACCACTCTTTCGGCTCATTGGACCAGCAGATTGTTTCTGGCGTGTCCGAGCTCGTCACCATCCAAGGCGATAATAACCTTATTTTATCTAACGTTAAGAGAGGTGAAGATGACTTCGACACTGATAGTGAGGGCAGCCTCACGAATAACATCCCGAAGAAGtatatttcttctcaaacttTAATTCTTAGAGTTTACGAAGCTTTAGGTGGTGTCTCCAAGGCCACTATTAAGGTCGCCAAGCCTATAAAAGAGGTTTTCAAGACCAACCTTTTGGAGGATACTATCAGTGCAGTGAATTTTGATTCGAAGACTGACACCTTTGAGATATCTTCAAGAGCGTTTGAAATATCTACATACAGGGTCGTTTTGGCCTAAGTATAAGCAAGTAAGAATCTAGAATATAgtttattgtttctttctcttttggtGTAATTACTACAAATCCTTCTGCTTGCTCTCAAATTAGGAAACTTTGAGGGTATGTCTTCTACAACGTTACTGTGGCTCGACGGAAACTTCGCCAGTCCACGAGAAGTATCGTCGAAGTTCCATCCCCACTGATCACGTATTACGTCCTGGTGGAGAGGGAGTTTTCTTTCCTGATTCGGGGTGATATATCCATTCAGCTGTGGCTGCATCCGAAATCAGATAGCTTGAATTGTGTGCATAGATAAGCACTTAAAAGCATGTGACCTGCATaatcgtttctttttctaacattttttttcttgattttgataatttctttttcatgGGGGTCCCTAAGGTGAAGGAAGGGTTTAGATTGGAGGTTTACCTAATGCATCTTACCCGCCCCTAATTATGCCATTTAAGTTGATCCAAAGATGTGGATGAGCTCTAATTCAACGCTACATAACAAATGTAAACCGAAACGTTTTTAGTAGTAAAATTAGAAGAGATAAATAGCGAGGTATACCAAAGCGAAATTAGAAAGCAACAGTGGCACTGACAACatcttcctgttcttcatcttgatcattcttcttttccgAATTATTTCGATCGAACTGGATCTGATCTCTCCGTTTGAAGTGCCTCTCAAGCAACGGTATTCCAATACCTGTCCATACAAGCAAGCAGGCAGTAAATGCTATGGCATAATAGAAACCATGAGTAGTCGAATATTGTGGTGCCTCACTGGATGGGAAGACATGCTGTTGATAAGGGGTCGAGACAATTTGGCCAACGACAATCATGGTTGGAATGGCAATGGCACGCAATATAGGATTCTTACCACAGACTATGTTACACCATCCGGCAAGGATAGGAGTATAGCAACCGTAAGTACCCGTAAGAATGTAACCGGCTTTTCTCAATGAAATGTGATCGACTGGAGTCGTAGcggtgatgatgaaaccGATAAGAACGATCAAACCAACAGAAAAGCAAACAGCTCCCCTACGTTGGGTCAAATCACAAATGATACCTGTACTAAGCATAGTAACAAAGTTCACACCTGAGAGAATAGTTGGAAAGTTGTTAACGTACGATGTTGAATaaattttcaaactcttaAGGTATAGTTCAAAGAACTGAAGCATATAGTTACCTGCAGTAAGCatccagaaagaataaCCAACAGAGAATGT is a window encoding:
- a CDS encoding uncharacterized protein (BUSCO:EOG09340F2K~CAZy:GH38): MPPSSDDEVNYPQRNNELTFKPIDSIYEDRLRQFIDSNGHYKDLMLPKFYTKQFLYYKDKPKLNSDDASYLTLKHWAAPGLTKPLFAEVIPDKLSKFTKFNAGQTFGPAWSSHWFQVELKVPKSFVDEDELWFVWDAGCEGMVFNDKGLPLQGLTGAGERIVFILPKEWYSSGEAYTFYLEMGCNGMFGSTKPEYKLSVVEVRVPNLEAHALYYDFLILSDAAREDGPPQKYKAREICNRIMDTFDSDDVNSISRCRAIASEFLGCNVDSESVFKESKASTYSSVFAIGNCHIDTAWLWDFATSKTKIARSWSSQLRLIEKYPEYVFVASAAIHFKWLLDYYPDLYEKVKLAVMQGRFIPLGGAWVENDTNIPSGEGLARQFILGQRYFEHLFGFRSNIYWLPDSFGYSSQIPQICRLAGMPNFLTQKLSWNNVDVFPDSSFNWVGLDYSQVLVHMPPDNTYTADANFGDVKRSVQNHKNLYSDQKGMLLYGKGDGGGGPTPEMLEKLRRIRGYADHAGGSMPSVNVGCTVNEFYDQLRADTHNGKDLPSWRGELYLEYHRGTYTTQAKVKSLMRTSEMLIRDVEILATAASVNSDYKYPHAKIENLWADICLCQFHDVLPGSCIEEVYHNDVWPLLTKVIENEKGLLKEILKVIGVEEDTASTSAVFNSLVTVNTLPWHRTYVVPVNTIPSQLKVFAQNDKYLMFSGATFMRPLTAKPKFPSKAWKTKEDLFVLENSQLKATIDSNGVVCSLIDIATHREIIDTSRFKGANQFVMYSDTPLNFQAWDTELFSLGKYKLIEKAASIRILESGPLLSSLEVVHHLSERSTIKTTISLAAANDLSTPSLLRFDSEVEWDETYKFLKVQFPVNITEEFANYETQFGITKRPTHYNTTWDTAKFECCCHKFIDFSDFNYGVSLLNNNKYGGNVHTNVMTLSLLRAPKYPDPTADIGKHTFSYALMPHSGNLSYQTVRAGWEFNDRLDHSFGSLDQQIVSGVSELVTIQGDNNLILSNVKRGEDDFDTDSEGSLTNNIPKKYISSQTLILRVYEALGGVSKATIKVAKPIKEVFKTNLLEDTISAVNFDSKTDTFEISSRAFEISTYRVVLA